cagaccctagtggcagagcaccatccaccacttggcatacaagcacacacactcagacaacaacttgtttttagtgaacacagagaaacacagacaaacactcatggagagacacagacacacactcagggagaatttgtctgggactgccaatttacctaacctccatgtttttggacttttAATTAAGTTTCAAAtgacatctcataacaaaaagtgcactgcctgacctaAAATTTCTTTTTTGTCACTATAATAactgtatggtagtacttgagctccatctagtggccaaattttGGAACTGattgaaaactattgctcacatgaaataccacacaaacacacacaaagctgatctcagcatgtgatttagttctatgaTCTACATAATTtggccaatacaatttattttgaaccttttgggcctttagtgcctcaaattGCCCTGTCGAGGGCGCTatagtacccaaaaacctaagaaatcataaaaactcatgctgcaatcctgttatgcagaatacagacaagtattgggtcttgtatgattcagaacaatgagataattgaatgaatgaatgaatgtttcaatttatatagcaccttttcaggatacccaaggcgctttacaattgttaacacagcaacgtctcagacaaccaatcacacaccggcaagaagcggcagccaattgcgcacagcgtactctctaccgggatccacagccccctgggggactgaatggggtgcaggaaggggagagagaggacagaccctagtggcagagcaccatccactgctgggcatacaagcacacacactcagacaacaacttgtttttagtgaacacagagaaacacagacaaacactcatggagagacacagacacacactcagggagaatttgtctgggactgccaatttacctaacctccatgtttttggacttttAATTAAGTTTCAAAtgacatctcataacaaaaagtgcactgcctgacctaAAATTTCTTTTTTGTCACTATAATAactgtatggtagtacttgagctccatctagtggcaaAATTTTGGAACTGattgaaaactattgctcacatgaaataccacacaaacacacacaaagctgatctcagcatgtgatttaaaTCATCACATGattctaaatcattttgccaatacaaaaataattttgaaaCTTTTGGGcatttagtgcctcaattgaatctttttttgcacattgatttatttaagcattttttccactgaaacagcttcttttcacttttgggtctaaaggaccttttgggcttatttttgcctattgaggacaaaaggcctattcgtgtgtgaacccgtcaatcgccgcttgcggctatatttgcaTTTGCAACTGTTTCTTCATTCATCATAGCTTGAATAAAATGTTTCGGAAGAAAACGTCTATCAAAATATTTTGGTTGTCTGAAAAGTTTGGTGTAAATACTAAATACTAATCATATACCTGCAGACTCACTTATTTACAGTGCAACTTTTAATATGAAGGCCTGAAAAACATCCTTAACCAGTAATTAAGACTTATGCACTTAAAAATTCCTTAAGTATGGGAACAGAATTCATAAGGAAGTCATACATGATTTTGCTCGTTTGATCTGTTCAGACAACAAGAATTCCTTTGGCTCTCTTTTGCCATCCTAGAAATAAAAGTGGCTAATACTGAACACTTGAGAACTCTCCAGGATGATACAGAGACCACACGCCTCATCAAGAATCCTCCACTAAGATGAGACAAAACCATCAAAGATATGCTCATTATGCATGAGATAAATGATCATTTGGAAAATTACTGGCACTGTAGCTTGTATACGCTCTAGATGTTGCACACAAAtttatgaaataaaaaatctgaACTTTTCTCAAACAGAGAAATCAGAACTttcttttaccacacactgttcctcatGCAGGATCATATATTACTTGCAAGAGATTATCAAGAGAAGGCTTACTTATTGATTTGTTGAACACTCTGGAAAGCCTTGAGTACTTCACTGCAATTTAGGTAGTGAAGGTTTTTATTAGTCTCTATATCTTTTTCTTTAGTACACTTGTTACACACCTGGAAtcttcttgtgtatgtgtgtgttcaaatgtaatcattagagcttacagaaataaacattgtattatatatataaaatcaatcTCTGTCTTACCCCATCTTGAAAAACATTCCATATAACTGAACATTAGATATGGAAATAGCTAAGACTGGCACAATATGGAATGAGAATTACAGCTCTGGGCATGACTTTATTTACTATAAATGTATGTTAGTGTGATGCTAGATTTCAGCAAATGTTTTGCTTGTAACAATTCACCAAAAATACATCTGTTTTACATGCAAAGTTATTCAAACATCTGTGCATGAAAATACATCTAAAGTACAAACATATTCTGTTTACTCCACCAATATACCTAGTCATGCAAAAGTCTAGGACAGGTCCCACTTATAACATAGACCATAATCAATTAGTTAGTACCTCATTAAAGGAGTGTTCATCTATCTGCAAAAtgtacattacatactgcaacATCATACAGCATATATTAAGCTAATACTGTGCCATTACACTTATTAGCAATACAGTACAAAAGTAATTCTGTGAATcatagctttttcttttttaaaaacaacCATTTAAGACTCTTCAAAAGTCACATTGCGcataccaaacaacaaaaagactatagatccttgttccttgtgcatgtgataaattacattctgcacagttacctcaggatatgtcaacagaaaataacaatcgtagaacaatatatatctatagtcaccatgacaacagttatcatgataagtgttagtatttcaaagtgcaaacagagcagagctcctaggtgtgttaaacctgatgtgattcactaaaatctgtgctccttatttaaaaggacttctgagtttaagtatttagctttctgctcattcaaaatgttaaaaacgtttgactttcttcctctctctttcatttagagtgcaggcacacacagtaagaaatgcacaaacatctccatcttcaagtagaatccatgttgggctttattttggtctggaggtctggctggcagctctcaggtgatcgggaggttcttaacaaactctcttaggctcttgtggatattggaaggttgggaagcagctcagtccagcagcgcggggcccatgtgggcatgaagggcttggcataggtggacagtggccccgTCACAttccacccctcccgtggaccgtaccactgttgctggaggtccccaggaggtaccagagcagagggagcaccttctgctcaaccagttgtggcttgcgggggtagagttccctaaccagctctataaaaagaacatttaaaaggaacaatgatcaataaatcaaccctggacagcactgggttattacagaagcattttcttaacctagaaagatttcattcaattaaagtgacagtatttggtaactatggtaactctctggaatgattattatcaatattataaatattattaattaatataggaattatagtatttctggtaaatcttttatctttttttatctctggcatctcttagcatatcagtggaatgactttctgaaagaatagttttgttttaaatgtatttgaaattcaagccggttcattttgaaccatgctctgtcctttaactactgggtctgggactacactgtgcatgccctactgtaaatacaatgtgtggtgccacacactgccctgtactcgagtatttgtttacaatatatgtctaccatcacagtttagatggttttttattgcagtctgtttcacctaaaagttttgtgaataagtttgtttagtgagtaaacatggggcatagtggatgggataaaaaatcctcatcatgtatccaaacatgaatcactaccttggatttcagagtgtggacagtgtccctgatggttgccaggtctttggcagggatgtacttttccaccatcttatcaaagtcgtggtgggaggacaggaacagcagcatacgccggcccaagcgcctgagacgaggaacagaccccaaaacaggagagaaccgtgagtgagggacccgtaactcacagcacaccaaccatttatcttaccagggtacaattttacaaggccgtctgtgtgtagaaaacacgatagtgcttctattactctacaatttagcagcatttgctgaGTATCAGATTAAGAGagtaaaagaatcagcaaaagattactatctgggaaactgaacaagctttgtagaattctcgttctgatcccagtactaacctggtttcttgtgaagagtcctgtgccaacttggagactgacaggaataattcgcggtgtgacgtctttcgccccagacaataactggccagcaccaatcttctctaccaaagtagccaagtgccgagcagtacactttcttactgcagcattcagacttttgaggaaaacagaaggaaaaaaattaggacATTCAAAAAAAggaggtaataactattaatccatccaatcaatgtacacagtacaacttttagcttctataaagaaacttaatacccttatgtatgatctaagtgcacaatcaaatgatcatattctattcgattgcttagtttgcaccagttagtgtacatctatattttttaaacagaaaatgtttgtatgtcctctgtgcgctagctaactagcctattttttaagcattgtgaagggcagtttggatcagcagagcggagatggaatgcaataaaaataatatataagaggataaataactaaaaatattgatataggccagggcaatattttgaaagaacaatggagaggtaaaaacagcagcaaaaaacagcagccaaaattagtgctgtgttagcttcttgtgactgttgttgctatctgaaagccacagtttaaagctcactgcaggctaactgaccagagtcctccagcgagaagggcgttcatgctccgaatgggggtgcagttctgcaccatgctgtccagagctgtgtccacgtcctgcctgatgaagccattggactccgctgctttgtggaggaggaccttagctgtaacctccacttcctggtccatccctttctgcaggctggagtacaactccctcaaggacaccaccgccatgcgggacacgccagagcgcaggttcagcacctgcaggaaagacggaCGACGTTCAAGCTCGTTTTAGTCACATCCAACACTaccaccgccatcgtaataagtataatcctccactgcaatgtgttatgtaggcggaaataccttaatcactaattacagttagatataccatctgaatttcaattagataatgtttttatcaaaaaggaatttcaaagtactatgctaaatctgacttgactttgtcagcaacatcacctgtaatgtgtacatgctgatggcatgtttgtattctgtctatccactgatgtttgcactggacatacatggacatcagtgggttgtgcctcttcggtaatggtagaccttgatctgattgttctcgtccaggccgagctggaccagcccattggtgggtggggcagctgggtagcgtgtgaagagaggcctgggcagaggttcaggagagtacaagggtgcaagagagtgtgtgtgaaaatatgatgcattctgttccccgtactggtttgtgtgtgatacatacatgtgtataagctgagggggagagagagattgtgaaaggatacacatttgggtctttgcgttgtgattccagccaccttttgttgtcttcaatcagtctctgcagcctctggccatctagctcagaggagtgactacacacacacacacacacataatggaaaagcactgtatgagttcatcaattttcctttcaaaatcaacagcagcactgaccctgtgagtgagagtgagagattgtgacCGAGCCTGCActggtgtgcaagtgtgtgtagtcaccttGCTGGAGTGTATCCACAATATGCTCTGGTAGCCCTCATGGGATAGCGGGCACTGGTATCCATGGAAACACCTAAAATCAGAGCAGTCTTAATACGGGTAGTGCGATTTAGATTTCTGAAGCTAATTTGACACAGCAGGTCTCTACACTGCACCACACTTGCACTGGAAAAGATCGGCATTATCCAAGCACAGAAAATCAATGGAGGTCATCAACTATGCAAAAAAGGCTATAAATCCAGCAGTGACTGGTTTGTgcttgagggagaggcagaagtttctatttgtatttaaggttttacgagtgatgaagaaatgaagcattagtgaaaatcactgcagcccactgaggtgaccactgctcatcactgctaatgtttggggtgtgtctgtctctacgtaccagggaagagtttgctccagtgggagttcaaatgaaggtccgacccgtgtgtttttgggacagaacagtgtaagaaactgttctgattggccaatgaagaggaggcgggacttggtgtccatgcccaggatggggcaggagggaaggaggaggacggaggtggctgagggaggggctggacggtcctcccagtgagagatcccagtgcacccagcaccgtgttcagctggccagagatctgctgcagggactctgctaactgctgcactttcactggcactgcatgtgctgaaacagagaggaagaccagggtttgggtgtattactgctagagagataaaaacatcagacaacTATGAACCAACAAGACCAGAGTCGACTCTAGAGCTGCTTACAGTTGTGGGCAAatttttagttttcacagtttgcttcctcagtttatttttttaagaaccttttgtcaaatgtttatgtGATATAATGAAGTACAATTATTAACAGTCTATAATTGTTCATTGCTGCTAAACTGCTCCTGAATCATTGGGAGAAGTTGTTCTGGAAGGATGTTTTGATACCTTcccttattcatggctgtgctttgcttaggcaacattgggagtgaccccacactttgatggtgtgagaaggctcatagctgcctcctctgtaggagacactCCTGTAGGAGACGCTCCTGTAGGAGACGCTCCTGTAGGAGACGCTCCCTGAAGCCTCCTTCATGCAACTGAAGCACTCTCCCCAAAGTCCTTAGTGACCGGATAAATGGTTGATTGGGGTGCATCGTACAAGCCGCACTATCCTTGCCTGTGAAACCCTTttgatgcaatgatgactgaacgTGTTTCCTTGGAGGTGACCATAGTTAATAGGAGAAAACGTAAAAGCACcactacccttttaaagcaaccaGTCTTCTCTTCTAATCAGCATGACAGATTGATGTCAGCTGTCTTATCCTCATTAACTTTTTTTCTCCTGAACTAACGAGATCAACACTGAAATTATCTTATGCCTCTTTGTAGGGCTGAAATGGAGAAGCTGGAATGCAGTAATTTTtgtgagaaaatcattttcatcacagggaatgactttgcaattaattgcaattcatctaatcactcttcacaatctagaatcaatacacattgccaccataaaaaaaaactgtggtagtaaactttgtgaaaaccaaattagtgccttctcaaaatgtctgcccgtgtgtgtgttttgtgcatgcacatggagtgtgtctctcactcgtctcctcttggccatactcgtttctgctcgtctctgagtctctgacatcaaatgagactctccgatctcccaccagccgctcgccttcatcacatgacagctgagaaaaacattgtaaagcccaggtaggtattaatgtgggtttgtacataagtgtgtgggtgcaggcatacgtgtgtgtgtgtgtgtgtgtgtgtgtgtgtgtgtgtgttacctcctctgccagtgaggtctccagctggccgagtctctcctccttctttctcaggagcgtgtggtccttctggaccgtctccctcagcttctccagctcactcacctcctacagcacagCGGAGCAGAACATCTAAGAGGAACTACACTCATGCTTCCTACTCTCTCCCATCTGACCTGGCTACATGGCTGTAGGCACTGCAAGACCTAACGTGCTTAGACCCACCACGGCACTGAAACCGTCTAAAGTAGTTAACGATCTCTTAATATTCTCAGATAAAGGTCaatcactctcctggttcaaatcctacctgaacaatcgttaccaatttgcacttgaaaataatgaatgctcataaggatctgtattgggtcccatgttattctattatatatgctagcaagcatttgtaggcatggtattagcttccattgctatgcagatgatactcagttatatatatcttctaatttggatgatgtcaatactactaccaaaactgagaactgcatccaagaaataaagaactggatggtgtctaattttcttcttctaaattctgataagactgaggtgttacttcttggatccaagactgcaagaagcaattggtcgaatcttcttattacactagatggcttttcagtaacacctgaatctcctgctaaaagtttaggtgtctctagtgatttggatctttcatttttcacacacatatgcaatgtcactaatgctgcctttgcaacttcatgtaatattgccaagctgagacatgtacgttcggtatcagatgcagagaaactggtccacaatctcatcaagattggaaTACTGTAACTGTCTTaactggatgctctaaacagtccataaagaaagtccaacttgctgcattccaacttgaatccaagagccagagtcctaactaggccttgagaagtgcatcacattagtcctactctctcagcgttgcactggctcctggttaaatatcaaactgatttaaaaattcttctgttggcctataaggcattaaatagtcctccacaatatccgtgaactcactgcataccataatccatctcacctgctgctctctcaaagCGCAGGATTGCGCTCAGCTCCGAAAACTACAAGATTACAGCCGAAGGCAGAGTAATGTCTCagtaccctcatgcctgtggtcacctccaggcccctccctttagttatgctgctagggataagcctgctggagccacatgctaaatcactggcacgtgtactatatatatatggaagtttaatttgattttacatatttaacctgcattctgtatcttgactacatgtttctacaaagacaattccataaagcaGCTAGAAGATGCCCTgagttgccagtggatgtgctgatgccgtggatgcatgtgccaatacggccagcatcctacctgaggcccagcatccatattggagagactgtgactgctcagatagacacaggactataaatatgaacttaaagttgctgggccaatggagcatggcttccctttggggtcttggtcctcccaaggtttcttcctaatccaccTAGGGAGTTTGTCTCTGCCACACTCGCCCCTGTctcgctcattagggatctggacccatgcgcttgtgaagctgctttgtgacaccatgttttgtaaaaagcgctttatTAATAAAACTGACTAGACTTGACGGACCTGGCAGAGAGGCTGAGCAGAACCTC
This sequence is a window from Brachyhypopomus gauderio isolate BG-103 chromosome 16, BGAUD_0.2, whole genome shotgun sequence. Protein-coding genes within it:
- the LOC143478293 gene encoding centrosomal protein of 164 kDa-like, with the translated sequence MYKPTLIPTWALQCFSQLSCDEGERLVGDRRVSFDVRDSETSRNEYGQEETTHAVPVKVQQLAESLQQISGQLNTVLGALGSLTGRTVQPLPQPPPSSSFPPAPSWAWTPSPASSSLANQNSFLHCSVPKTHGSDLHLNSHWSKLFPGVSMDTSARYPMRATRAYCGYTPASHSSELDGQRLQRLIEDNKRWLESQRKDPNVPLFTRYPAAPPTNGLVQLGLDENNQIKVYHYRRGTTH
- the LOC143477762 gene encoding TOG array regulator of axonemal microtubules protein 1-like; this encodes MAVVSLRELYSSLQKGMDQEVEVTAKVLLHKAAESNGFIRQDVDTALDSMVQNCTPIRSMNALLAGGLCLNAAVRKCTARHLATLVEKIGAGQLLSGAKDVTPRIIPVSLQVGTGLFTRNQALGPAYAAVPVLPPRL